Proteins encoded by one window of Streptomyces sp. NBC_01477:
- a CDS encoding HAD-IA family hydrolase, which translates to MPSVFTARALLLDMDGTLVDSDAVVERCWTRWAVRQGLDPAAVLAVVHGRQGHATMAALLPHRPMAQNHADNAVVLAEETADLVGIVPVPGAPAFLAALAGQPHALVTSAGEALALARMGAAGLPLPPVRVTAERVGASKPDPEGFLKGAVELGFTPEECLVFEDAEVGIAAARAAGMRVVGIGPRAAAHAPSAHAASLEDVRVTAADGVLTVTVG; encoded by the coding sequence ATGCCGTCCGTGTTCACCGCCCGCGCTCTGCTGCTCGACATGGACGGGACGCTCGTCGACTCCGACGCGGTGGTGGAGCGGTGCTGGACCCGGTGGGCGGTCCGGCAGGGCCTGGACCCGGCCGCCGTCCTGGCGGTGGTGCACGGCCGGCAGGGCCACGCCACGATGGCCGCGCTGCTCCCGCACCGCCCCATGGCGCAGAATCACGCCGACAACGCGGTGGTGCTCGCCGAGGAGACCGCCGACCTCGTCGGCATCGTCCCGGTCCCCGGCGCCCCCGCCTTCCTGGCCGCGCTGGCCGGGCAGCCGCACGCCCTGGTGACCTCGGCGGGCGAGGCGCTCGCGCTGGCCAGGATGGGCGCCGCCGGGCTGCCGCTGCCGCCGGTCAGGGTCACCGCCGAGCGGGTGGGCGCCAGCAAGCCGGACCCCGAGGGCTTCCTCAAGGGCGCCGTCGAACTGGGCTTCACCCCCGAGGAGTGCCTGGTCTTCGAGGACGCCGAGGTCGGCATAGCCGCCGCCCGCGCCGCCGGGATGCGGGTGGTCGGCATCGGACCGCGAGCCGCCGCCCACGCACCGTCGGCCCATGCGGCGTCCCTTGAGGACGTACGGGTGACGGCCGCGGACGGCGTGCTCACGGTCACGGTGGGCTGA
- a CDS encoding MmyB family transcriptional regulator encodes MDRCFDVLAWNDAEEALAAGRLGVNRPPSELSVIRLMFTEPGLTAPFDDGDGEVRWPTAVPRGQAAYERDDPRAAELAGAPLAASPLLGGLWAAHDVEAFRSATRRSQHPVVGRLDLTSVRLAVEDDPGRGVVARFPEPGSPSQERLHRRVGRAQPGSWRRTSPLARTPVNNHAR; translated from the coding sequence GTGGACCGCTGCTTCGACGTCCTGGCGTGGAACGACGCGGAGGAGGCGCTGGCCGCGGGCCGGCTCGGCGTCAACCGGCCGCCCTCGGAACTCAGCGTGATCCGGCTGATGTTCACCGAGCCCGGCCTCACGGCGCCGTTCGACGACGGGGACGGTGAAGTGCGCTGGCCGACGGCGGTGCCGCGCGGGCAGGCGGCGTACGAGCGGGACGATCCGCGGGCCGCCGAACTCGCCGGGGCGCCGCTGGCGGCGAGTCCGCTGCTCGGCGGGCTGTGGGCGGCGCACGATGTCGAGGCCTTCCGGTCCGCGACCCGCCGTTCCCAGCATCCGGTGGTCGGCCGACTCGACCTGACCTCCGTACGGTTGGCGGTCGAGGACGATCCCGGCCGCGGTGTGGTGGCGCGTTTTCCGGAACCCGGTTCGCCGTCGCAGGAGCGGCTGCACCGGCGTGTGGGGCGGGCGCAGCCGGGCTCGTGGCGCCGGACGTCGCCGCTGGCACGTACCCCTGTCAACAACCATGCACGATAA
- a CDS encoding peptidoglycan-binding domain-containing protein translates to MAPQQPDRTAGPYEPDDIGVTGVTTEIAVVTVDGGGEVRAAERAAERAAALAVTEGFHPLRVRPYVGDPGDTADGTDTTVRPLIDVAGEGEGGPATTDLGLFPAEYAAMAAAQEYPLEYPPDDDIREAAAAAAHGRHRRRRRGIVVTAAAVAASALAAGAVAVTGSVMGDEPRGTDRALPEPASAAPDVTLPADAAPGAAVTQPVRVTHYPMRATTSPAPKPAPSAPVTPLAVAAAPAAATTAPPAPSTPATPPQSTPPPVTATAPPAPPTTPAPPAVLQLGASGAAVTDLQQRLTEVWVYRGAIDGRYDMGVEQAVAVFQIWYGVRGDPSGVYGQATHTALVRATSPSGNPHHSH, encoded by the coding sequence GTGGCGCCGCAGCAGCCGGACCGTACGGCAGGGCCGTACGAGCCTGACGACATCGGTGTGACCGGTGTGACCACGGAGATTGCCGTGGTCACAGTGGACGGCGGTGGCGAGGTCCGGGCCGCGGAACGCGCCGCCGAGCGGGCCGCCGCACTCGCGGTGACCGAGGGCTTCCACCCGCTGCGCGTACGCCCCTACGTCGGCGACCCGGGCGACACCGCCGACGGTACGGATACGACCGTACGGCCGCTGATCGACGTGGCCGGCGAGGGCGAGGGCGGCCCGGCGACCACCGACCTCGGCCTCTTCCCCGCGGAATATGCCGCGATGGCGGCGGCGCAGGAATACCCGCTGGAGTATCCGCCCGACGACGACATCCGCGAGGCGGCTGCCGCCGCGGCACATGGGCGGCACCGGCGCAGGCGGCGCGGCATCGTGGTCACCGCGGCGGCCGTCGCCGCGTCCGCGCTGGCCGCGGGGGCGGTGGCCGTCACCGGCTCGGTGATGGGCGATGAGCCGCGCGGCACCGACCGGGCGCTGCCCGAGCCCGCGTCGGCCGCGCCCGACGTCACATTGCCCGCGGACGCGGCGCCGGGGGCCGCCGTCACGCAGCCGGTGAGGGTCACCCACTATCCGATGCGGGCGACGACGTCGCCCGCTCCCAAGCCGGCGCCGAGCGCGCCCGTCACGCCACTGGCGGTGGCGGCGGCCCCGGCCGCCGCCACGACGGCGCCGCCGGCCCCCTCGACGCCCGCGACGCCGCCGCAGAGCACTCCGCCGCCGGTTACGGCGACGGCGCCGCCCGCACCGCCCACGACACCCGCGCCGCCCGCGGTGCTGCAACTCGGGGCGAGCGGGGCGGCGGTCACGGACCTCCAGCAGCGGCTCACCGAGGTGTGGGTCTACCGCGGGGCCATCGACGGGCGGTACGACATGGGTGTCGAGCAGGCGGTGGCGGTCTTCCAGATCTGGTACGGCGTCCGCGGTGACCCCTCCGGGGTTTATGGCCAGGCGACCCATACGGCTCTCGTCCGCGCCACCTCGCCGTCCGGCAACCCGCACCACTCCCACTGA
- a CDS encoding class I SAM-dependent methyltransferase, whose translation MLTVDFTRFPIAAGDRVLDLGCGGGRHAFECYRRGARVVALDRNGEEIREVARWFAAMKEAGEAPAGASATAMEGDALHLPFPDDSFDVVIISEVMEHIPDDKGVLAEMVRVLRPGGRIAVTVPRYGPEKVCWALSDAYHEVEGGHIRIYKADELLGRMREAGLRPYGTHHAHGLHAPYWWIKCALGVDNDQALPVKLYHKLLVWDIMKKPLATRVAEQALNPLIGKSFVAYATKPQLPRDPRDAAK comes from the coding sequence ATGCTGACCGTCGACTTCACCCGCTTCCCGATCGCCGCGGGCGACCGCGTGCTCGACCTCGGCTGCGGCGGCGGCCGGCACGCCTTCGAGTGCTACCGGCGCGGCGCGCGGGTCGTCGCCCTGGACCGCAACGGCGAGGAGATCCGCGAGGTCGCCCGCTGGTTCGCGGCCATGAAGGAGGCCGGCGAGGCCCCGGCCGGCGCCTCCGCGACGGCCATGGAGGGCGACGCCCTCCACCTGCCCTTCCCCGACGACAGCTTCGACGTCGTCATCATCTCCGAGGTGATGGAGCACATCCCCGACGACAAGGGCGTGCTCGCCGAGATGGTCCGGGTGCTGCGGCCCGGCGGCCGGATCGCGGTCACCGTGCCGCGCTACGGCCCGGAGAAGGTCTGCTGGGCGCTGTCCGACGCCTACCACGAGGTCGAGGGCGGCCACATCCGCATCTACAAGGCCGACGAGCTGCTCGGCCGGATGCGGGAGGCGGGCCTGCGCCCGTACGGCACCCACCACGCGCACGGGCTGCACGCTCCGTACTGGTGGATCAAGTGCGCGCTCGGCGTCGACAACGACCAGGCACTGCCGGTGAAGCTCTACCACAAGCTGCTGGTGTGGGACATCATGAAGAAACCGCTGGCCACCAGGGTCGCGGAGCAGGCGCTCAACCCGTTGATCGGCAAGAGCTTCGTGGCGTACGCGACGAAACCGCAGCTGCCGCGGGACCCGCGGGACGCTGCCAAGTGA
- a CDS encoding helix-turn-helix domain-containing protein: MPLRSTATARQERLGAELRKMREASGITARDTARLLGTDPAKVSHIEAGRLGVSEERLRRLASFYECGDTELIDALVVMANGLGRKGWWEAYRGVVPAALLDIAELEFHAVHLRTIQITHIPGVFQTEDYTRTVFGYAIPPLPPGELEARVAQRMERSGVLYRESATPYEALIHEAALRMRFGGGKVARAQLEHLQELSHLPHISVRVIPFAADGHIGSGHAMLYTSGTVRALDTVQIDSAHGVTFLHAAPQLANYRILYNTLAAVALDESQSRDFILSASRDL; the protein is encoded by the coding sequence ATGCCGCTCAGAAGCACCGCAACCGCCCGTCAGGAGCGCCTCGGTGCGGAGCTACGGAAAATGCGCGAGGCATCCGGTATCACGGCCCGCGACACCGCCCGTCTGCTCGGCACCGATCCGGCCAAGGTCAGTCACATCGAGGCCGGGCGGCTCGGGGTCAGCGAGGAGCGGCTGCGGCGCCTCGCGTCGTTCTACGAATGCGGCGACACCGAACTGATCGACGCCCTGGTCGTGATGGCCAACGGCCTGGGCCGCAAGGGCTGGTGGGAGGCCTACCGCGGGGTGGTGCCCGCCGCGCTGCTGGACATCGCGGAGCTGGAATTCCACGCCGTCCATCTGCGCACCATCCAGATCACCCACATCCCCGGGGTGTTCCAGACCGAGGACTACACCCGCACGGTCTTCGGCTACGCGATCCCGCCGCTGCCACCGGGCGAGTTGGAGGCCAGGGTCGCCCAGCGCATGGAGCGCTCCGGGGTGCTCTACCGCGAGTCCGCGACACCGTACGAGGCGCTGATCCACGAGGCGGCGCTGCGGATGCGGTTCGGCGGCGGCAAGGTGGCCCGCGCCCAGCTCGAACACCTCCAGGAGCTGAGCCACCTGCCGCACATAAGCGTCAGGGTCATCCCGTTCGCCGCGGACGGCCATATCGGATCCGGCCACGCGATGCTGTACACCAGCGGCACGGTCCGCGCGCTCGATACGGTGCAGATCGACTCCGCGCACGGCGTCACTTTTCTGCACGCGGCACCACAGCTGGCGAACTACCGCATTCTGTACAACACCCTCGCCGCGGTCGCGCTCGACGAGTCCCAGTCGCGGGACTTCATCCTCAGCGCCTCCAGAGACCTCTGA
- a CDS encoding glycosyltransferase family 4 protein, translated as MTAEARPLRIALLSYKGNPYCGGQGVYVRHLSRELAALGHSVEVIGAQPYPVLDAVGDGVTLTELPSLDLYRQPDPFRTPRRGEYRDWIDLLEVATMWTGGFPEPLTFSLRARRHLAARRADFDVVHDNQTLGYGLLGLGLPLVTTVHHPITVDRRLDLAAAAGWKRRVSIRRWYGFTRMQKRVAVRLPSVLTVSGSSSAEISADLGVRPERVHTVPIGADTRLFSPDPAVPEVPGRIVTTSSADVPLKGLVFLVEALAKVRVQHPAAHLVVVGNRPESGPVAEAIDDFGLADAVDFVKGISDAELVDLIRSAEVACVPSLYEGFSLPAAEAMATGTALVATTGGAVPEVAGPDGETCLAVPPGDAGALAAALELALGDPSLRRRLAAAGRARVLSRFTWTRAAAETATLYREAIARQAHRGRPDQGRAVRAAGGAPKGRGPLREQPPTGRWSGHGSDSPSGPVATRAPAGAERAVPRAPAGLGPEREGAPDGLGPEREGAVEGRLPGRERAVEGQSGAGAGNVNAPGATGTVGSNR; from the coding sequence GTGACGGCAGAGGCCAGGCCGCTACGGATCGCGCTGCTCAGCTACAAGGGCAACCCCTACTGCGGCGGCCAGGGCGTCTACGTCCGGCACCTCTCCCGCGAGCTGGCCGCACTCGGCCACAGCGTCGAGGTGATCGGCGCGCAGCCGTATCCCGTCCTGGACGCGGTCGGTGACGGCGTCACCCTCACCGAGCTGCCCAGCCTCGACCTCTACCGGCAGCCGGACCCGTTCCGTACGCCCAGGCGCGGCGAATACCGCGACTGGATCGACCTGCTCGAAGTCGCGACGATGTGGACCGGCGGCTTTCCCGAGCCGCTGACGTTCAGCCTGCGGGCCAGGCGGCACCTGGCCGCGCGCCGCGCCGACTTCGACGTCGTCCACGACAACCAGACGCTCGGCTACGGGCTGCTCGGCCTCGGGCTGCCGCTGGTCACCACCGTGCACCACCCGATCACCGTGGACCGCCGGCTCGACCTGGCGGCGGCGGCCGGCTGGAAGCGCCGGGTGTCCATACGCCGCTGGTACGGCTTCACGCGCATGCAGAAGCGGGTGGCCGTGCGGCTGCCTTCGGTGCTCACCGTGTCGGGCTCGTCCAGCGCCGAGATCAGTGCGGACCTCGGAGTGCGCCCCGAGCGGGTCCACACCGTGCCGATCGGCGCCGACACCCGGCTGTTCTCGCCCGATCCGGCGGTGCCCGAGGTGCCGGGCCGCATCGTGACCACGTCGAGCGCCGATGTGCCGCTCAAGGGCCTGGTCTTCCTGGTCGAGGCGCTGGCCAAGGTCCGGGTGCAGCACCCGGCCGCGCATCTGGTCGTGGTCGGCAACCGGCCCGAGAGCGGACCGGTCGCCGAGGCGATCGACGACTTCGGCCTCGCGGATGCCGTCGACTTCGTCAAGGGCATCAGCGACGCCGAACTGGTCGACCTGATCCGCAGCGCCGAGGTGGCGTGCGTGCCGTCGCTCTACGAGGGCTTCTCGCTGCCCGCGGCGGAGGCGATGGCGACGGGCACGGCGCTGGTCGCCACCACCGGCGGTGCCGTACCCGAGGTCGCGGGACCCGACGGGGAGACCTGCCTCGCGGTGCCCCCGGGCGACGCGGGCGCGCTGGCCGCGGCGCTGGAGCTGGCGCTCGGCGATCCGTCCCTGCGCCGCCGGCTGGCCGCGGCGGGCCGCGCCCGGGTCCTGTCCCGCTTCACCTGGACCCGCGCGGCGGCCGAGACCGCGACGCTCTACCGCGAGGCGATCGCGAGGCAGGCCCACCGGGGCCGGCCCGATCAGGGGCGCGCTGTCCGCGCGGCGGGAGGTGCCCCAAAGGGACGCGGGCCACTGCGTGAGCAACCGCCCACCGGCCGGTGGTCAGGACACGGCAGCGACAGCCCCTCCGGGCCGGTGGCGACCCGCGCCCCGGCGGGGGCTGAGCGCGCGGTTCCCCGCGCACCTGCGGGGCTCGGCCCGGAGCGCGAGGGTGCACCCGATGGGCTCGGCCCGGAGCGCGAGGGTGCCGTTGAGGGGCGCCTCCCAGGGCGTGAACGTGCCGTCGAGGGGCAATCCGGGGCCGGGGCCGGAAACGTCAACGCCCCCGGGGCGACCGGTACCGTGGGGAGCAACCGCTGA
- a CDS encoding MFS transporter codes for MAQDTSTAVAPGADQDRRQVRIAIGALALGLLLAALDQTIVSTALPTIVSELGGIDHLSWVVTAYLLASTAATPLWGKLGDMYGRKRLFQGVIVLFLIGSALCGVAQSMGELIAFRALQGLGGGGLIVLSMAIVGDIVPPRDRGRYQGVFGGVFGAASVLGPLLGGVFTQQLSWRWVFYINLPIGVIALAVIAAVLHIPVRRTSHRIDYTGMVVVASAATCLVLVTSLGGTTLAWGSAGIVTLAVVGVALVAVFVLIERRAQEPVLPPRLFRVRTFVVCSVISFIIGFAMFGAMTYLPTFLQVVHGYSPTLSGVHMIPMVVGLLISSTGSGQIVSRTGHYKVFPIVGTAVTAVGLLLLHQLDEHTATWVMSLYFFVFGLGLGLVMQVLVLAVQNAVGYEDLGSATSGATFFRSIGASFGVSVFGTVFTNQLSAKLTSALRGVRLPAGFDPARLQADPTAIARLPGTVKAPVLHAYSQAITTVFLWAVPVALVGFVTAWLLKEEPLRGSVTVPDAAETVGVNPVERTSLDEIARCLSLLGGRDARRDLYTRITRLAGLDIHPATSWLLLRLAHDGRADPVELARRTTVPADVIEAAAVEAESGGYAVREGNPLTLTASGTALADRLTEARRTVLAGLLGDWDPAAHTELAALVKRLSTELCGGDGDHPDRRPRAKPAATGEAA; via the coding sequence ATGGCCCAGGACACCAGCACCGCGGTGGCGCCGGGTGCGGACCAGGACCGGCGCCAGGTACGGATCGCGATCGGTGCCCTCGCCCTCGGACTGCTGCTCGCCGCCCTCGACCAGACCATCGTGTCCACCGCGCTGCCCACCATCGTCAGCGAACTCGGCGGCATCGACCATCTGTCCTGGGTGGTCACCGCCTACCTGCTCGCGTCCACCGCCGCCACCCCGCTGTGGGGCAAGCTCGGCGACATGTACGGCCGCAAACGGCTGTTCCAGGGCGTCATCGTGCTCTTCCTGATCGGCTCCGCGCTGTGCGGAGTCGCCCAGAGCATGGGTGAGTTGATCGCCTTCCGCGCTCTGCAGGGCCTGGGCGGCGGCGGGTTGATCGTGCTGTCCATGGCGATCGTCGGGGACATCGTGCCGCCTCGCGACCGGGGCCGCTACCAGGGCGTGTTCGGCGGGGTGTTCGGCGCCGCCAGTGTGCTGGGGCCGCTGCTCGGCGGGGTGTTCACCCAACAGCTCTCCTGGCGCTGGGTGTTCTACATCAACCTGCCGATCGGCGTCATCGCGCTCGCCGTCATCGCCGCGGTCCTGCACATCCCGGTGCGCCGCACCTCGCACCGGATCGACTACACCGGCATGGTGGTGGTGGCCTCCGCCGCCACCTGCCTGGTGCTGGTCACCTCGCTCGGCGGCACCACCCTGGCGTGGGGCTCGGCCGGCATCGTGACCCTCGCGGTGGTCGGTGTCGCCCTGGTCGCCGTCTTCGTGCTGATCGAGCGGCGCGCGCAGGAACCCGTGCTGCCGCCGCGGCTCTTCCGGGTGCGGACCTTCGTGGTGTGCTCGGTGATCTCCTTCATCATCGGCTTCGCGATGTTCGGCGCCATGACCTATCTGCCGACCTTCCTCCAGGTCGTGCACGGCTACTCGCCGACGCTCTCCGGCGTCCACATGATCCCGATGGTGGTCGGCCTGCTGATCTCCTCCACCGGCTCGGGCCAGATCGTCAGCCGCACCGGCCACTACAAGGTCTTCCCGATCGTCGGCACCGCCGTGACCGCGGTCGGCCTGCTGCTCCTGCACCAGCTCGACGAGCACACCGCCACCTGGGTGATGAGCCTGTACTTCTTCGTCTTCGGCCTCGGGCTCGGCCTGGTGATGCAGGTGCTGGTGCTCGCGGTGCAGAACGCGGTCGGGTACGAGGACCTGGGCTCCGCGACCTCCGGCGCGACCTTCTTCCGCTCCATCGGCGCGTCCTTCGGCGTCTCCGTCTTCGGCACCGTCTTCACCAACCAGCTCTCCGCCAAGCTGACCTCCGCGCTGCGCGGGGTCCGGCTGCCGGCCGGCTTCGACCCCGCCCGGCTCCAGGCCGACCCCACGGCCATCGCCCGGCTGCCCGGGACCGTCAAGGCGCCGGTCCTGCACGCGTACTCGCAGGCCATCACCACGGTCTTCCTGTGGGCCGTCCCCGTCGCGCTGGTCGGCTTCGTGACGGCCTGGCTGCTCAAGGAGGAGCCGCTGCGGGGCAGCGTCACCGTGCCGGACGCCGCCGAGACGGTGGGCGTCAACCCGGTGGAGCGGACCTCGCTCGACGAGATCGCCCGCTGCCTTTCGCTGCTCGGCGGCCGGGACGCCCGCCGCGACCTCTACACCCGCATCACCCGGCTGGCCGGCCTCGACATCCACCCCGCCACCAGCTGGCTGCTGCTCCGCCTCGCCCACGACGGCCGGGCCGACCCCGTCGAACTCGCCCGCCGCACCACCGTGCCCGCCGACGTCATCGAGGCGGCAGCGGTCGAGGCGGAATCCGGCGGCTACGCGGTACGCGAGGGCAACCCGCTGACCCTCACCGCGTCCGGCACCGCGCTCGCCGACCGCCTCACCGAGGCCAGGCGCACCGTCCTGGCCGGCCTGCTCGGCGACTGGGACCCCGCCGCCCACACCGAACTCGCCGCCCTGGTGAAAAGGTTGAGCACCGAGCTGTGCGGCGGCGACGGCGACCACCCCGACCGGCGGCCCCGTGCGAAACCGGCCGCCACCGGAGAAGCCGCATAA
- a CDS encoding DUF397 domain-containing protein has product MTAPPLIWQKSTFSQEQGDCVELAVTAGGAVLLRESDDPGVVLSTSPSALARFLQAIKHGAAGS; this is encoded by the coding sequence ATGACCGCGCCGCCGCTGATCTGGCAGAAGTCCACGTTTTCGCAGGAGCAGGGCGACTGTGTGGAGCTGGCCGTCACGGCCGGGGGTGCGGTGCTGCTACGGGAGAGCGACGACCCGGGCGTCGTGCTCTCCACCTCGCCGTCGGCCCTGGCCCGCTTCCTCCAGGCGATCAAACACGGCGCCGCCGGCTCCTGA
- a CDS encoding TetR family transcriptional regulator, which produces MGRITALTVRQEARRRSILDASTRLAAGGGFDAVQMREVAEESGVALGTLYRYFPSKVHLLVAVMQDQLGQLHDTLRDRPPTAPTPGERVAETLLRAFRALQREPLLADAMVRALIFADRSVRAEVDTVSVLTRAIILDAMRLGAEPSAECVSAVRVVEHTWHAALVSWLAARAPVEQVREDIRTVCRLIPEDAPAS; this is translated from the coding sequence ATGGGCCGCATCACCGCTTTGACCGTACGGCAGGAGGCCAGGCGGCGGAGCATCCTGGACGCCAGCACCCGGCTCGCCGCCGGCGGCGGCTTCGACGCGGTCCAGATGCGGGAGGTCGCCGAGGAGTCCGGGGTGGCGCTCGGCACGCTCTACCGGTACTTCCCCTCCAAGGTCCATCTGCTGGTCGCGGTCATGCAGGACCAGCTCGGACAGCTCCACGACACGCTCCGCGACCGCCCGCCGACCGCTCCGACGCCGGGCGAGCGGGTCGCCGAGACGCTGCTGCGCGCCTTCCGCGCGCTACAGCGCGAACCGCTGCTCGCCGACGCGATGGTGCGGGCGCTGATCTTCGCGGACCGGTCGGTCCGCGCGGAGGTGGACACCGTCTCGGTGCTCACCCGGGCGATCATCCTCGACGCGATGCGGCTCGGCGCCGAGCCGTCGGCCGAGTGCGTCTCGGCCGTCCGGGTGGTCGAGCACACCTGGCATGCCGCCCTGGTCAGCTGGCTGGCCGCGCGGGCGCCGGTGGAGCAGGTGCGCGAGGACATCCGCACGGTGTGCCGGCTGATCCCCGAGGACGCCCCGGCGTCCTGA
- a CDS encoding response regulator transcription factor: MIRVLVAHDTCLLRSALAALLGGEPDFEVTATGWHLLRDPGRFHSPHVCVVDADCPGWRRHTERARGGPSGGAGTAADGCALIVLTNSGKPGSLRRAYAADALGFVNKDRSADRLPTAIRQAAQGKRFVDESLAVEFLQAADMPLTPRELTVLSLSAEGASVTEIARSLHLCNGTVRNYLAAITRKTGARNRVDAIRISRFAGWV; the protein is encoded by the coding sequence GTGATACGCGTGCTGGTGGCCCATGACACCTGTCTGCTGCGGTCCGCGCTTGCGGCGCTGCTGGGCGGGGAGCCGGACTTCGAGGTGACGGCCACCGGGTGGCATCTGCTGCGCGATCCCGGCCGCTTCCACAGCCCGCACGTGTGTGTGGTCGACGCCGACTGCCCCGGCTGGCGCCGGCACACCGAGCGGGCCAGGGGCGGCCCGTCCGGCGGCGCCGGGACCGCCGCGGACGGGTGCGCCCTGATCGTCCTCACCAACAGCGGCAAACCGGGCAGTCTGCGGCGGGCGTACGCCGCCGACGCGCTCGGCTTCGTGAACAAGGACCGCTCGGCGGACCGGCTGCCCACCGCGATCCGCCAGGCCGCCCAGGGGAAACGGTTCGTCGACGAATCCCTGGCCGTGGAATTCCTCCAGGCCGCCGACATGCCGCTGACCCCGCGCGAACTGACCGTGCTGTCGCTCAGCGCGGAAGGCGCCTCCGTCACGGAGATCGCCCGCAGCCTGCACCTGTGCAACGGCACCGTGCGCAACTACCTGGCCGCCATCACCCGCAAGACGGGCGCGCGCAACCGGGTGGACGCCATCCGCATCTCCCGCTTCGCGGGCTGGGTGTAG
- a CDS encoding DedA family protein, whose amino-acid sequence MLQGLGSLFEWPWIYLLVGLSVLLDVFVPVLPSGVLVVSAATAGSTGTSDDILDVLALLGCAAVASCVGDLIAYRLAFRGGEWFDRRMASSQRLSAAHDRLSQVLDSGGGALVVLARFAPAGRSVVSLGAGTARRRPGEFLPWSALAGVCWATYSVGLGWVGGEWLGASWLGTLMSFVALLGAGAFAAYVFRRERRTAIAAAYAAVPLTIPPQGTTAGPDRSSVVEAL is encoded by the coding sequence GTGCTGCAAGGCCTGGGCTCTCTTTTCGAGTGGCCGTGGATCTATCTGCTCGTCGGACTGTCCGTACTGCTCGACGTCTTCGTGCCGGTGCTGCCCAGCGGTGTGCTGGTGGTCAGCGCGGCGACCGCCGGGTCGACCGGCACCAGTGACGACATCCTCGATGTGCTCGCCCTGCTCGGCTGCGCCGCCGTGGCGTCCTGTGTCGGCGATCTGATCGCCTACCGGCTGGCCTTCCGCGGCGGCGAGTGGTTCGACCGGCGGATGGCGTCCTCGCAGCGGCTGTCGGCGGCGCACGACCGGCTCAGCCAGGTGCTGGACAGCGGCGGCGGCGCCCTGGTGGTGCTCGCCCGCTTCGCGCCCGCCGGCCGCAGCGTGGTCAGCCTGGGCGCGGGCACGGCCCGCCGCCGTCCGGGAGAGTTCCTGCCCTGGTCCGCGCTGGCCGGCGTCTGCTGGGCGACCTACAGCGTCGGCCTGGGCTGGGTCGGCGGCGAGTGGCTGGGCGCCAGTTGGCTCGGCACTTTGATGTCCTTCGTCGCCCTGCTGGGCGCGGGCGCCTTCGCCGCGTACGTCTTCCGGCGCGAGCGCCGTACGGCGATCGCCGCGGCCTATGCGGCGGTGCCGCTGACGATCCCGCCGCAGGGCACCACCGCCGGCCCCGACCGCAGTTCGGTCGTCGAAGCGCTCTGA
- a CDS encoding TMEM165/GDT1 family protein gives MLSLTVIAVVFGVIFLAELPDKTALASLMLGTRYRASYVFAGVAAAFVVHVALAIAAGSLLTLLPHRWVQGVVGVLFLAGAAMLLLSRGDDEETVKAPSDQSFWKVSGAGFMLILVAEFGDLTQIMTANLAARYDDPVSVGIGAVLGLWAVAALGVFGGRMLMKRVPLSLITKIAAAFMVVLAGFSLYEAIAG, from the coding sequence GTGCTCAGCCTCACTGTCATAGCCGTTGTCTTCGGCGTGATCTTCCTGGCCGAACTCCCCGACAAGACCGCGCTCGCCAGCCTCATGCTCGGTACCCGCTACCGGGCCTCGTACGTCTTCGCGGGCGTCGCGGCGGCCTTCGTGGTCCATGTCGCGCTCGCCATAGCCGCGGGCAGCCTGCTGACGCTGCTGCCGCACCGCTGGGTGCAAGGAGTGGTCGGGGTGCTCTTCCTGGCCGGCGCGGCCATGCTGCTGCTGTCCAGGGGCGACGACGAGGAGACCGTCAAAGCGCCCTCCGACCAGAGCTTCTGGAAGGTCTCGGGCGCCGGCTTCATGCTGATCCTGGTGGCCGAGTTCGGCGACCTCACCCAGATCATGACCGCCAACCTCGCCGCCCGCTACGACGACCCGGTCTCGGTCGGCATCGGCGCGGTGCTCGGCCTGTGGGCGGTCGCCGCCCTCGGCGTCTTCGGCGGCCGGATGCTGATGAAGCGGGTGCCGCTGTCGCTCATCACGAAGATCGCCGCGGCCTTCATGGTGGTGCTGGCCGGCTTCAGCCTCTACGAAGCGATCGCCGGCTGA